Proteins from one Coregonus clupeaformis isolate EN_2021a chromosome 29, ASM2061545v1, whole genome shotgun sequence genomic window:
- the LOC121544541 gene encoding RNA-binding protein 25 isoform X1, whose protein sequence is MSYPPHLNRLPQLPPGICPPQFAGFPQGVPAGTPMIPVHMGIMTSAPTVLVPTTVSMVQKPPAPRKELNPVSAKENQEGGSGGPTTTVFVGNISEKASDMLVRQLLAKCGLVLSWKRVQGASGKLQGKNKTAFGFCEYKEPESTLRSLRLLHELVLGDKKLLVKVDAKTKAQLEEWKAKKRSANGGAKSEDGPKDEEDEEEVLDEDTKRRDQIVKGAIEGLIREYGSELNAPSQDGDNHPRKKKREKKEEEDINVMEMEDDKRDLISREISKFRDTHKKLEEEKGKKEQERQEIDKDRRERDKERERERERRDREREKEREKELERNDNNKERERDRERDRDRIDRDRDRDRTRERGERGERERVKERSREISKDRSRSRERSRDEKKHDREEDQEEAYERRKQQRKMRDKETAYQERLKNWEIRERKKARDYDKENQREEEKRREMTKEGKRLKEFLEDYDDDRDDLKYYRGSALQKRLRDREKETDLDERDRKREKEEHDQIRQRLLAEGHPDPEAELQRMEEEAERRRQPPVKPDPEEEVQQEKPHREREHREREHRRDRRGGGADRPSPQHPQPQSDDDLEEGEELDDRDWEDSSDARPNPNLKPTLRPITSAPSVSSGSGGATPNSPGNESPCGIIIPHENSPEAPPTEEQRPKMGLSLKLGAGASPNHQIHTGSKRKKLANADSVFNMFGEEEADEAPRKRKLVPLDYGEEDKTLGLDGAEGPGGKGEEKRKHIRSLIEKIPTARPDLFNYPLDWTAVDSTLMERRIRPWINKKIIEYIGEEEATLVDFVCSKVMSHGTPQGILDDVAMVLDEEAEVFIVKMWRLLIYETEAKKIGLGK, encoded by the exons ATGTCGTACCCCCCTCACCTGAACCGCCTCCCCCAGTTGCCCCCCGGGATTTGCCCTCCCCAATTCGCGGGGTTCCCCCAGGGAGTCCCAGCAG GTACACCCATGATTCCAGTCCACATGGGGATCATGACCTCTGCACCCACT GTCCTGGTTCCTACCACAGTGTCTATGGTCCAGAAGCCTCCTGCTCCGAGGAAGGAGCTGAACCCAGTCAGCGCCAAGGAGAACCAGGAGGGCGGCAGTGGAGGCCCCACCACCACAGTGTTTGTGGGGAACATCTCAGAGAAGGCTTCAGATATGCTGGTCAGACAGTTGCTGGCG AAATGCGGCCTGGTCCTGAGCTGGAAACGGGTCCAAGGAGCCTCCGGGAAACTGCAAGGTAAAAACAAAACAG cgtTTGGTTTCTGTGAGTACAAGGAGCCGGAGTCCACCCTGCGTTCCCTGCGTCTGCTACATGAGCTGGTGCTGGGAGACAAGAAGCTGCTGGTGAAGGTGGATGCTAAGACCAAGGCCCAGCTGGAGGAATGGAAGGCTAAGAAGAGGAGCGCCAACGGG GGAGCCAAGTCTGAGGACGGGCCCAAGgacgaggaggatgaggaagaggttCTTGACGAGGACACAAAGCGTCGTGACCAGATAGTGAAGGGGGCCATCGAGGGGTTGATCCGGGAGTACGGCAGTGAGCTCAACGCCCCCTCTCAGGACGGAGACAACCACCCCCgcaagaagaagagggagaagaaggaggag GAGGACATCAATGTGATGGAGATGGAGGATGACAAACGAGACCTGATATCCAGAGAGATCAGTAAATTCAGAGACACTCACAAG AaactggaggaggagaagggaaagAAAGAGCAGGAACGCCAGGAGATCGACaaggacaggagggagagggacaaggagagggagagagagagggagcgccgGGACCgcgagagggagaaggagagagagaaggagctggaAAGAAACGACAACAACAAGGAGAGAGAGCGGGACAGAGAGCGGGACAGAGACCGGATCGATCGGGACCGGGACCGTGACCGgacgagggagaggggagagagaggagagagggagcgcgTGAAGGAGAGGAGTcgagaaatcagcaaagaccgcAGTAGATCCAG AGAACGGAGCCGCGATGAAAAGAAGCACGACCGTGAGGAGGACCAGGAGGAGGCGTACGAAcgcaggaaacagcagaggaagATGAGGGACAAGGAGACTGCCTACCAGGAA CGTCTGAAGAACTGGGAgatcagagagaggaagaaggctCGGGACTACGACAAAGAGAACCAGCGTGAGGAGGAGAAACGCCGTGAGATG aCTAAAGAAGGCAAGCGTCTGAAAGAGTTCCTGGAGGACTATGACGACGACCGCGACGATCTGAAATACTACAG gggtagtGCTTTACAGAAGCGCCTGAGAGACCGTGAGAAGGAGACAGATCTGgatgagagagacaggaagagggagaaggaggagcatGATCAGATCAGACAGAGACTGTTAGCTGAGGGACACCCAGACCCTGAGGCCGAGCTGCAGAGG atggaggaggaggcagagcgGAGGAGGCAGCCCCCGGTCAAGCCGGACCCAGAGGAGGAGGTGCAGCAGGAGAAACCACACAGGGAGAGGGAGCACCGAGAGAGGGAGCACCgcagggacaggagaggaggaggagcagacaggCCTTCTCCCCAGCACCCTCAGCCCCAATCAGACGACGacctggaggagggggaggagcttGATGATCGTGACTGGGAGGACTCGTCAGATGCCAGGCCGAACCCAAACCTGAAGCCCACGCTGCGGCCAATCACGTCGGCCCCCTCGGTGTCGTCGGGCAGCGGCGGCGCCACGCCCAACTCCCCTGGCAACGAGTCTCCCTGCGGTATCATCATCCCTCATGAAAACTCTCCTGAAGCCCCGCCCACCGAGGAACAGCGGCCCAAGATGGGCCTCAGTCTCAAACTGG gCGCCGGCGCCAGCCCCAACCACCAGATCCACACTGGGAGTAAACGTAAGAAACTCGCCAACGCCGACAGCGTCTTCAACatgtttggagaggaggaggccGACGAGGCTCCCCGTAAACGTAAGCTGGTTCCGCTGGACTACGGTGAGGAGGATAAGACCCTGGGTCTGGACGGGGCGGAGGGACCcggagggaaaggagaggagaaaaggaaaCACATCAGGAGTCTCATCGAGAAGATCCCTACGGCCAGACCTGATCTGTTCAACTACCCTCTGGACTGGACCGCCGTGGACTCG
- the LOC121544541 gene encoding RNA-binding protein 25 isoform X2 gives MSYPPHLNRLPQLPPGICPPQFAGFPQGVPAGTPMIPVHMGIMTSAPTVLVPTTVSMVQKPPAPRKELNPVSAKENQEGGSGGPTTTVFVGNISEKASDMLVRQLLAKCGLVLSWKRVQGASGKLQAFGFCEYKEPESTLRSLRLLHELVLGDKKLLVKVDAKTKAQLEEWKAKKRSANGGAKSEDGPKDEEDEEEVLDEDTKRRDQIVKGAIEGLIREYGSELNAPSQDGDNHPRKKKREKKEEEDINVMEMEDDKRDLISREISKFRDTHKKLEEEKGKKEQERQEIDKDRRERDKERERERERRDREREKEREKELERNDNNKERERDRERDRDRIDRDRDRDRTRERGERGERERVKERSREISKDRSRSRERSRDEKKHDREEDQEEAYERRKQQRKMRDKETAYQERLKNWEIRERKKARDYDKENQREEEKRREMTKEGKRLKEFLEDYDDDRDDLKYYRGSALQKRLRDREKETDLDERDRKREKEEHDQIRQRLLAEGHPDPEAELQRMEEEAERRRQPPVKPDPEEEVQQEKPHREREHREREHRRDRRGGGADRPSPQHPQPQSDDDLEEGEELDDRDWEDSSDARPNPNLKPTLRPITSAPSVSSGSGGATPNSPGNESPCGIIIPHENSPEAPPTEEQRPKMGLSLKLGAGASPNHQIHTGSKRKKLANADSVFNMFGEEEADEAPRKRKLVPLDYGEEDKTLGLDGAEGPGGKGEEKRKHIRSLIEKIPTARPDLFNYPLDWTAVDSTLMERRIRPWINKKIIEYIGEEEATLVDFVCSKVMSHGTPQGILDDVAMVLDEEAEVFIVKMWRLLIYETEAKKIGLGK, from the exons ATGTCGTACCCCCCTCACCTGAACCGCCTCCCCCAGTTGCCCCCCGGGATTTGCCCTCCCCAATTCGCGGGGTTCCCCCAGGGAGTCCCAGCAG GTACACCCATGATTCCAGTCCACATGGGGATCATGACCTCTGCACCCACT GTCCTGGTTCCTACCACAGTGTCTATGGTCCAGAAGCCTCCTGCTCCGAGGAAGGAGCTGAACCCAGTCAGCGCCAAGGAGAACCAGGAGGGCGGCAGTGGAGGCCCCACCACCACAGTGTTTGTGGGGAACATCTCAGAGAAGGCTTCAGATATGCTGGTCAGACAGTTGCTGGCG AAATGCGGCCTGGTCCTGAGCTGGAAACGGGTCCAAGGAGCCTCCGGGAAACTGCAAG cgtTTGGTTTCTGTGAGTACAAGGAGCCGGAGTCCACCCTGCGTTCCCTGCGTCTGCTACATGAGCTGGTGCTGGGAGACAAGAAGCTGCTGGTGAAGGTGGATGCTAAGACCAAGGCCCAGCTGGAGGAATGGAAGGCTAAGAAGAGGAGCGCCAACGGG GGAGCCAAGTCTGAGGACGGGCCCAAGgacgaggaggatgaggaagaggttCTTGACGAGGACACAAAGCGTCGTGACCAGATAGTGAAGGGGGCCATCGAGGGGTTGATCCGGGAGTACGGCAGTGAGCTCAACGCCCCCTCTCAGGACGGAGACAACCACCCCCgcaagaagaagagggagaagaaggaggag GAGGACATCAATGTGATGGAGATGGAGGATGACAAACGAGACCTGATATCCAGAGAGATCAGTAAATTCAGAGACACTCACAAG AaactggaggaggagaagggaaagAAAGAGCAGGAACGCCAGGAGATCGACaaggacaggagggagagggacaaggagagggagagagagagggagcgccgGGACCgcgagagggagaaggagagagagaaggagctggaAAGAAACGACAACAACAAGGAGAGAGAGCGGGACAGAGAGCGGGACAGAGACCGGATCGATCGGGACCGGGACCGTGACCGgacgagggagaggggagagagaggagagagggagcgcgTGAAGGAGAGGAGTcgagaaatcagcaaagaccgcAGTAGATCCAG AGAACGGAGCCGCGATGAAAAGAAGCACGACCGTGAGGAGGACCAGGAGGAGGCGTACGAAcgcaggaaacagcagaggaagATGAGGGACAAGGAGACTGCCTACCAGGAA CGTCTGAAGAACTGGGAgatcagagagaggaagaaggctCGGGACTACGACAAAGAGAACCAGCGTGAGGAGGAGAAACGCCGTGAGATG aCTAAAGAAGGCAAGCGTCTGAAAGAGTTCCTGGAGGACTATGACGACGACCGCGACGATCTGAAATACTACAG gggtagtGCTTTACAGAAGCGCCTGAGAGACCGTGAGAAGGAGACAGATCTGgatgagagagacaggaagagggagaaggaggagcatGATCAGATCAGACAGAGACTGTTAGCTGAGGGACACCCAGACCCTGAGGCCGAGCTGCAGAGG atggaggaggaggcagagcgGAGGAGGCAGCCCCCGGTCAAGCCGGACCCAGAGGAGGAGGTGCAGCAGGAGAAACCACACAGGGAGAGGGAGCACCGAGAGAGGGAGCACCgcagggacaggagaggaggaggagcagacaggCCTTCTCCCCAGCACCCTCAGCCCCAATCAGACGACGacctggaggagggggaggagcttGATGATCGTGACTGGGAGGACTCGTCAGATGCCAGGCCGAACCCAAACCTGAAGCCCACGCTGCGGCCAATCACGTCGGCCCCCTCGGTGTCGTCGGGCAGCGGCGGCGCCACGCCCAACTCCCCTGGCAACGAGTCTCCCTGCGGTATCATCATCCCTCATGAAAACTCTCCTGAAGCCCCGCCCACCGAGGAACAGCGGCCCAAGATGGGCCTCAGTCTCAAACTGG gCGCCGGCGCCAGCCCCAACCACCAGATCCACACTGGGAGTAAACGTAAGAAACTCGCCAACGCCGACAGCGTCTTCAACatgtttggagaggaggaggccGACGAGGCTCCCCGTAAACGTAAGCTGGTTCCGCTGGACTACGGTGAGGAGGATAAGACCCTGGGTCTGGACGGGGCGGAGGGACCcggagggaaaggagaggagaaaaggaaaCACATCAGGAGTCTCATCGAGAAGATCCCTACGGCCAGACCTGATCTGTTCAACTACCCTCTGGACTGGACCGCCGTGGACTCG